The region ATCCTCGCGGTGATCCTCGGCTGGCGTCTGCTGCCCGGCCGCCCCGCCGGTCAGCCCGGCTGGCGTCAACTCGACCCCGTTGGCGTCCTCCTGCTCGGTGTGGGCGTCGTCCTGGTCCTGCTCCCGCTCGTGCAGGAGCAGCAGTGGCAGACCCCGTGGAAGTGGGCGCTCATCCCGATCGGTCTGGCGGTGCTGGTCGTATTCGGCCTGTGGGAGCGGCGCTACGCACACCACCACCAACCCCTGTTCGACCTGCGACTGTTCCGCCTCCAGTCGTACACACTGGGTTCACTGCTGGCGCTGGTCTACTTTGGCGGCTTCACCGCCATCTTCTTCATCTTCACTCTGTTCCTGCAGATGGGGCTCGGCTACAGCGCACTCGTCGCCGGTCTCGCCATCACCCCGTTCGCCCTCGGCTCGGCGGCCGCCGCCGTACTCGGTGGCCGCATCGTCAACCGCGTCGGCCGACCGCTGGTCGCCATCGGGTTGCTCACCGTGGTGATCGGGCTGGGCGCGACCGTGGTCGTGCTGCACCTCGCGCCCGACGCGCCGGCACCCTGGGTCGCCGCCGGCCCACTGCTCGTCGCGGGCATCGGCAGCGGCCTGGTGATCGCCCCCAACCAGACGATCACCCTCTCCGAAGTGCCGGTAGCGCAGGCGGGTAGCGGCGCGGGCATGCTCCAGACCGGTCAGCGGATCGGCGCCGCAGCCGGCATCGCCGCCGTCGGCTCGATGTTCTTCTCGTCCCTCGCCGACAGCCGCGGCGATTGGACCGCGGCCTTCGAACGGTCCCTGCTGCTGGCCACCGGCATCATCGGGCTCGCGCTGATCTGCGCGCTGATCGACATCGTCCGCAACCACAACCACCACTGACCGGGGTACGCCGCTGGCCGGCACCCCGGTTGGGGATGCCGGCCAGCGGTGCGGTGGGTCAGCTGTTCCAGTGCTGGCCGACCAGGTCGGTGGCCTGCTGCTCCCACTGGGCGTACGCGTCCGGGTAGGCCGACACCTGCACGGTCTGCGCGGCCTCGGTCAGCGGCATGTCCTGCCACCCGTCGACCTGCTTCAGGCCCTTCAGGAACGCCGTGGTCGAGTACTCGGGGTCGGTGATCTGCTCCGGGGTACCCCAACCACTGGACGGGCGCTGCTGGAACAAACCCAGCGAGTCATGGTCGTTCATATCGCCCAGGTGGCCCAGGTTCTCCAGCTTCGACTCCTGCAGACTCGTGGCGATCGAGATGACCGCGGCCCGCTCGGGCAGGCCGGCCTTCTTCGTCGCGGCGATGATCGCCTTCACATTCGCGGTCTGCTCGTCGTTGAGGGTGATGTGCGACTGCTCGCCCTGCGGCTTCGGCGCCGCCGACTGCACGGCAACCGCGACGGGCTTGGCATCAA is a window of Micromonospora sp. WMMD961 DNA encoding:
- a CDS encoding MFS transporter codes for the protein MSAAQPVTAAENRRRWQAVGVGLVAAFMTLLDVSIVNVAVPSIDRALHASPSDLQWVLSGYALTFGLALVPAGRFGDARGRRNAFVLGIALFTVTSALAGLAPSPAWLVVTRLLQGAAAGIVNPQVIGLIQQLFRGSERARPFGLLGATIGISTAVGPLLGGLLIAIGGEEHGWRWVFFVNVPVGILAVILGWRLLPGRPAGQPGWRQLDPVGVLLLGVGVVLVLLPLVQEQQWQTPWKWALIPIGLAVLVVFGLWERRYAHHHQPLFDLRLFRLQSYTLGSLLALVYFGGFTAIFFIFTLFLQMGLGYSALVAGLAITPFALGSAAAAVLGGRIVNRVGRPLVAIGLLTVVIGLGATVVVLHLAPDAPAPWVAAGPLLVAGIGSGLVIAPNQTITLSEVPVAQAGSGAGMLQTGQRIGAAAGIAAVGSMFFSSLADSRGDWTAAFERSLLLATGIIGLALICALIDIVRNHNHH